In Elusimicrobiota bacterium, one DNA window encodes the following:
- a CDS encoding MotA/TolQ/ExbB proton channel family protein: MQTFDLKHTLLLGWPILSVLLVFSVVTVAVLFESWSTLKWVRVFLAKPDGEKDAKPLVEKIEQRLALLGTIANASPFVGLLGTVIGIIRAFHTISQAAGSGGGMTLVAGGISEALVSTAAGLAVAIPASMIYNYFTFHLERLQRLSRGV; encoded by the coding sequence ATGCAAACCTTTGATCTGAAACACACCCTGTTGTTGGGGTGGCCGATTCTGAGCGTGCTGTTGGTGTTCTCGGTCGTGACCGTGGCCGTGCTGTTCGAGTCCTGGTCCACCCTCAAATGGGTGCGGGTGTTCCTGGCCAAACCCGACGGCGAAAAGGACGCCAAACCCCTCGTGGAGAAGATCGAACAGCGGCTGGCCCTCCTGGGCACCATCGCCAACGCCTCGCCCTTCGTGGGCCTGTTGGGCACCGTGATCGGCATCATACGGGCCTTCCACACCATCTCCCAGGCGGCGGGCTCGGGCGGTGGAATGACGTTGGTGGCCGGAGGCATCTCGGAGGCCCTGGTGTCGACGGCCGCGGGCTTGGCCGTGGCCATTCCGGCCAGCATGATCTACAACTATTTCACCTTCCACCTGGAACGCCTCCAGCGGCTTTCCCGGGGCGTCTGA
- a CDS encoding biopolymer transporter ExbD has product MEVARRKRLITEINMVPFIDIVLVLLIIFMILSPFLAQSQIPVNLPRAATTRPGDDENPLRLRITRDGDYYLGDKRILRDDLPAKLAETAQPGRAVLIEADRDVSFKNVVLALDAAQKLKAVKVGVAVLTASPDDKTPEAVPGAPAAGNP; this is encoded by the coding sequence ATGGAGGTCGCCCGCCGCAAGCGGTTGATCACGGAGATCAACATGGTGCCGTTCATCGACATCGTGTTGGTCCTGCTGATCATCTTCATGATCCTTTCGCCCTTTCTGGCCCAAAGCCAGATTCCGGTGAACCTGCCCCGGGCCGCCACCACCCGGCCGGGGGACGACGAAAACCCCCTTCGCCTTCGCATCACCCGGGACGGCGATTATTATCTGGGCGACAAGCGGATCCTTCGGGACGACCTGCCGGCCAAGTTGGCCGAGACGGCCCAACCGGGCCGTGCGGTCTTGATCGAAGCCGATCGGGACGTGTCTTTTAAAAACGTGGTTTTGGCCCTGGACGCGGCCCAGAAACTCAAGGCCGTCAAGGTGGGCGTGGCGGTCTTGACCGCCTCCCCCGACGACAAGACGCCGGAGGCGGTCCCCGGCGCTCCCGCCGCCGGGAATCCGTGA
- a CDS encoding APC family permease, producing MIERLKEWIFGRPKNPLDPHVFHNISLIAFFAWVGLGADGLSSSCYGPEEAFRALGQYTHLAIPLALAVGATVFILSASYSQIIEYFPTGGGGYLVASKLIGPLPGLISGCALLVDYILTVAISIASSMDAIFSFIPHDLHQYKFAATLVFLLILVTLNLRGIKESVQILTPIFVTFVITHTVIIVYAIFSHGTQLPALVGDTLAETRQGIQTVGFLAMSGIFLRAFCLGGGTFTGIEAVSNGLQILREPRVKTGKRTMKYMAFSLAFTAGGILISYVLNGVAQTPGQTLNAVLIGGITETWPLGHAFLLVTLLSEGALLIVAAQAGFLDGPRVMSNMAIDSWLPRRFTNLSDRLVIKDGVLVIGLSALAMLIYTKAAVGLLVVMYSINVFLTFSLSQAGMVRHWVRDRGDGWPRKLAVNVTGLILTLGILIVTVFIKFREGGWVTLVITGVIVAFCLWVNHHYRDTAKALHHLDEILTQIPLPEETPVVKKIVGKPAAILMVNGYNGMGIHSFLAIHRLFPGHFKNFVFLAVGVIDSDRFKGTAEIDNLRRSIQADLDKYVHLANKMGLYAESKMMLETDVIDGLLQLCENATQEWPKKVFFMGQLAFEGETFWTRFLHNRTSFVLQRRLLFNGLQAVILPIRVRLKQAVLPK from the coding sequence ATGATTGAAAGACTTAAGGAATGGATATTTGGGCGGCCAAAAAATCCCCTGGACCCCCACGTATTTCACAATATCTCCCTTATCGCGTTCTTTGCCTGGGTGGGACTGGGAGCGGACGGCCTTTCCTCTTCCTGTTACGGCCCCGAAGAAGCCTTCCGCGCCCTCGGCCAATACACTCATTTGGCCATCCCCCTGGCCCTGGCGGTCGGCGCCACGGTCTTCATACTGTCGGCCAGTTATTCCCAGATTATTGAGTATTTCCCCACCGGGGGCGGAGGCTACCTGGTCGCCTCAAAACTCATCGGCCCTTTGCCCGGCCTTATTTCCGGGTGCGCCCTCCTTGTGGATTACATCCTAACGGTGGCCATTTCCATCGCCTCCAGCATGGACGCTATTTTCAGCTTTATACCTCACGACCTTCACCAGTATAAATTCGCCGCCACTTTGGTCTTTCTCCTCATTTTGGTTACCCTTAACCTCCGGGGGATCAAAGAATCGGTTCAAATCCTGACCCCCATTTTCGTCACCTTCGTCATTACGCACACCGTCATCATTGTTTACGCCATTTTCTCCCACGGCACCCAGTTGCCGGCCCTGGTCGGCGACACCCTGGCCGAAACCCGTCAAGGCATTCAAACGGTCGGATTCTTGGCCATGTCGGGAATTTTTCTTCGGGCCTTCTGCTTGGGGGGCGGAACGTTTACGGGGATTGAAGCCGTTTCCAACGGTCTCCAGATCCTACGGGAACCCCGGGTGAAAACCGGCAAACGAACCATGAAGTACATGGCCTTCTCCCTGGCCTTCACCGCCGGGGGAATATTGATCAGCTACGTCTTAAATGGCGTCGCCCAAACCCCCGGGCAAACGCTAAATGCCGTTCTCATCGGGGGCATAACGGAGACATGGCCTTTGGGTCACGCCTTCTTGTTGGTGACCCTTTTATCCGAGGGGGCGCTTTTGATCGTGGCGGCCCAGGCGGGGTTCCTGGACGGCCCCCGGGTCATGTCCAATATGGCCATTGACAGTTGGCTCCCCCGCCGGTTCACCAACTTGTCGGACCGATTGGTCATTAAGGACGGCGTCCTGGTCATCGGCCTCTCCGCCCTGGCCATGTTGATTTACACCAAAGCCGCTGTGGGCCTCCTGGTCGTCATGTACAGCATCAACGTGTTCCTCACCTTTTCCCTATCCCAAGCGGGCATGGTCCGCCACTGGGTTCGGGACCGGGGCGATGGGTGGCCCCGCAAACTGGCCGTCAACGTCACCGGATTGATTCTCACTTTGGGGATTTTAATCGTGACCGTGTTTATTAAGTTCCGCGAGGGCGGCTGGGTGACCTTGGTCATCACCGGCGTCATCGTGGCCTTCTGCCTCTGGGTCAACCACCATTACCGGGACACCGCCAAGGCCCTCCACCATCTGGACGAAATTTTGACCCAGATCCCCCTCCCCGAAGAAACGCCGGTGGTCAAAAAGATCGTCGGGAAACCCGCCGCCATTTTGATGGTCAACGGCTACAACGGCATGGGGATCCACTCCTTTTTGGCGATCCACCGCCTCTTCCCGGGGCACTTCAAGAATTTTGTTTTCCTGGCCGTCGGGGTGATCGACTCCGACCGGTTCAAAGGCACCGCCGAAATCGACAATTTGCGCCGGTCCATTCAGGCCGACCTCGATAAATACGTCCACCTGGCCAACAAGATGGGCCTCTACGCCGAAAGCAAAATGATGTTGGAAACCGACGTCATCGACGGCCTTCTCCAGCTCTGCGAAAACGCCACCCAGGAATGGCCAAAAAAAGTGTTCTTCATGGGCCAATTGGCCTTCGAAGGCGAAACCTTCTGGACGCGGTTCCTCCACAACCGGACCTCTTTTGTGCTTCAGCGACGCCTCTTATTTAACGGCCTCCAAGCCGTCATTCTGCCCATCCGAGTCCGCCTGAAACAGGCCGTGCTCCCAAAATAA
- a CDS encoding TonB C-terminal domain-containing protein, whose translation MNRYLTYSSLIHAAALAVVAYFSFQAEKPQIYYGFQFLGGQSGFGTGQLEPAPAPLANPPASAGKPAEIPVAPPDQSADPDRIALPKEAEKPTSKKPAAEVEPQGKNTKKGKGTKDGRGEASFGHGDFQGSKSGPVGGIGTSLEIGGFGPGSAGLPVSPFPFKWYGELVYKRLWESWDRADAGTRECKVAFIIQKDGQVRDVRVKNSSGDSYFDMNAKRAVTAAAPFPPLPDGFEAKDLPVLVRFRLQ comes from the coding sequence GTGAACCGCTACCTCACCTACTCGTCCCTGATCCACGCGGCGGCCCTGGCGGTCGTCGCCTATTTTAGTTTCCAGGCGGAAAAGCCCCAAATCTATTACGGCTTCCAGTTCCTGGGCGGTCAATCGGGTTTCGGCACGGGCCAATTGGAACCCGCCCCGGCCCCGCTGGCCAATCCCCCGGCCTCCGCCGGAAAACCCGCCGAAATCCCCGTCGCCCCGCCCGATCAATCGGCCGACCCCGACCGCATCGCCCTTCCCAAGGAAGCGGAAAAGCCGACCTCCAAGAAACCGGCGGCCGAGGTCGAACCTCAGGGGAAGAACACCAAGAAGGGCAAGGGAACCAAAGACGGCCGGGGCGAAGCCTCTTTCGGCCACGGCGATTTCCAGGGCTCCAAGAGCGGCCCCGTGGGCGGCATAGGGACCTCGCTCGAAATCGGCGGCTTCGGGCCCGGCAGCGCGGGACTGCCCGTTTCCCCTTTTCCATTCAAGTGGTACGGTGAGCTGGTTTACAAACGCCTTTGGGAGTCCTGGGACCGGGCCGACGCCGGCACCCGGGAGTGCAAAGTGGCTTTCATCATTCAAAAAGACGGTCAGGTTCGGGACGTTCGGGTTAAAAATTCCTCCGGCGACTCCTACTTCGATATGAACGCCAAGCGAGCGGTCACCGCCGCCGCCCCCTTCCCCCCCTTGCCCGACGGCTTTGAAGCCAAGGACCTCCCGGTCCTGGTCCGTTTCCGCCTGCAGTAA
- a CDS encoding carbon starvation protein A — translation MAAMAGILFLTAYAFYGRLLARLFGLKRGRPTPAHTQQDGVDFVPAKGPMLLAQHFSAIAAAGPIVGPILAGIWFGWLPALLWIVLGSIFLGAVHDYASLVGSVRHKAQSVAELFREHIGPRAYKFFVAFVWLSLIYVITAFTDITSASFMEAQYGGGVATSSLVYLLIGLGLGVLLTKTRTPLWAATLVAVPLVALSIWYGPSFPLKIPDGGMIRPQLAWDYIILAYCFFASMIPLWLLLQPRGYLGGFFLYGTLIAGVAGLFLGGDRAQYPAFIGFTSKGGMPLFPMLFVTVACGACSGFHGLVGSGTTSKQIDVETDCRLVGYGGMLLEALVAVIALATLMLLPAGDASLSLGPDRIYANGLARFVERFGLNPDLARSFALLAFATFIYDTLDVTTRLGRYMLQELTGWKGVKGGAAATLLTLALPAYFVTLQMTDATGAPIPAWKLFWTIFGTSNQLLAGLTLLGLTLWLKRTGRFWLVTAVPMAFMMGMTLWALGRTIGPWAATLFSKPHWETIPIVAVVLSGLAILLIVESLGTLRRALPESEPELQLERAE, via the coding sequence ATGGCCGCCATGGCCGGAATCCTTTTCCTCACCGCCTACGCGTTTTACGGGCGGCTTCTGGCGCGCCTTTTCGGTTTAAAACGCGGCCGCCCCACCCCCGCCCACACCCAACAGGACGGCGTCGATTTTGTCCCCGCCAAGGGCCCCATGCTTCTGGCCCAGCATTTCTCGGCCATTGCGGCCGCGGGCCCCATCGTGGGACCGATCCTGGCGGGGATCTGGTTCGGTTGGTTGCCGGCCCTGCTCTGGATCGTTCTGGGGTCCATTTTCCTGGGGGCCGTCCACGACTACGCGAGCCTCGTGGGGTCGGTCCGGCACAAAGCCCAGAGCGTGGCGGAACTTTTTCGGGAACACATCGGCCCCCGGGCCTATAAATTTTTCGTGGCCTTCGTCTGGCTTTCCTTGATCTACGTCATCACGGCCTTCACCGACATCACCAGCGCCAGCTTCATGGAGGCCCAGTACGGCGGCGGGGTGGCGACTTCCTCCCTCGTTTATTTGCTGATCGGACTGGGGTTGGGCGTCCTCTTGACCAAAACCCGGACGCCCCTCTGGGCGGCCACGCTCGTGGCGGTCCCCCTGGTGGCCCTGTCCATTTGGTACGGACCGTCTTTCCCCCTCAAAATTCCCGACGGGGGAATGATCCGCCCCCAATTGGCCTGGGACTACATCATCCTGGCCTACTGCTTTTTCGCCTCCATGATTCCCCTCTGGCTCCTTCTTCAACCCCGGGGGTACCTGGGCGGGTTTTTCCTCTACGGCACCTTGATCGCCGGGGTGGCGGGGCTTTTTCTGGGAGGCGATCGGGCCCAGTATCCGGCCTTTATCGGCTTCACCTCCAAGGGCGGCATGCCGTTGTTCCCCATGTTGTTTGTGACGGTGGCCTGCGGCGCCTGCTCCGGTTTCCACGGGCTGGTGGGCTCCGGCACGACGTCCAAGCAAATCGACGTGGAAACCGATTGCCGGCTGGTGGGTTACGGCGGCATGCTCCTGGAAGCCCTGGTGGCGGTCATCGCCCTGGCGACCCTCATGCTCCTGCCCGCGGGCGACGCTTCGCTCTCCCTGGGCCCGGACCGGATTTACGCCAACGGCCTGGCGCGGTTTGTCGAACGCTTCGGCTTGAACCCCGATCTGGCCCGAAGCTTCGCTCTCCTGGCCTTCGCCACGTTTATTTACGACACGCTGGACGTCACCACGCGCCTGGGCCGCTACATGCTTCAGGAACTAACGGGCTGGAAAGGGGTCAAAGGAGGGGCGGCGGCCACGCTCTTGACCCTGGCGCTTCCCGCCTATTTCGTGACCTTGCAAATGACCGACGCGACGGGCGCGCCGATTCCCGCGTGGAAACTCTTTTGGACGATTTTTGGAACGTCGAACCAGCTGTTGGCCGGTTTGACGCTCCTGGGCCTCACCCTGTGGCTGAAACGCACGGGGCGGTTTTGGCTCGTGACCGCGGTGCCCATGGCCTTTATGATGGGCATGACGCTGTGGGCTCTGGGCCGCACCATCGGGCCCTGGGCGGCCACGTTGTTTTCAAAACCCCACTGGGAAACCATCCCGATCGTCGCCGTCGTGTTGTCCGGCCTGGCGATCCTGCTGATTGTGGAATCCCTGGGCACGCTCCGCCGGGCTCTCCCGGAATCGGAGCCTGAACTTCAATTGGAAAGGGCGGAGTAA
- a CDS encoding TIGR01777 family protein → MKILISGSTGLIGEALTAALRADGVEVVRLARRATPEPHVLWDPAAGTIDKAGLDGFDAVVHLAGKSIAAGRWTRKLKNEILQSRVVGTELLAQSLAGLARPPKAFVCASAIGFYGNRGHDALGETSPAGTGFLPDVCRAWEAAAEPARQKGLRVAHVRFGVVLSERGGALAKMLLPFKLGLGGTLGSGDQFMGWISLEDAVGAVRHVLSTATLEGPLNAVAPQALTNREFTKALGRALHRPTIFPVPGFAARLVLGEMAEALLLASQRVEPRRLLESGYRFRHPDIDAALKALLG, encoded by the coding sequence ATGAAAATATTAATTTCGGGTTCCACCGGATTGATCGGCGAGGCGCTGACGGCCGCCCTGCGGGCGGACGGCGTCGAGGTGGTTCGGCTGGCCCGGCGGGCGACCCCGGAGCCCCACGTTCTCTGGGACCCCGCCGCGGGGACCATCGACAAAGCCGGTTTGGACGGGTTCGACGCCGTCGTTCACCTGGCGGGGAAAAGCATCGCCGCCGGACGCTGGACCCGGAAACTCAAGAACGAAATTCTTCAAAGCCGGGTGGTCGGCACCGAGCTTTTGGCCCAATCCCTTGCGGGTCTCGCGCGGCCGCCGAAGGCTTTTGTCTGCGCTTCGGCCATCGGTTTTTACGGAAACCGGGGCCACGACGCTCTGGGGGAAACCAGCCCCGCCGGGACGGGGTTTCTGCCCGACGTCTGCAGGGCCTGGGAAGCGGCGGCGGAACCCGCCCGCCAAAAGGGCCTACGGGTGGCCCACGTGCGTTTCGGCGTGGTGTTAAGCGAGCGGGGCGGCGCCTTGGCCAAAATGTTGTTGCCGTTTAAATTGGGTTTGGGCGGGACCCTCGGGAGCGGCGATCAATTTATGGGTTGGATTTCCCTGGAGGACGCCGTGGGGGCGGTGCGCCACGTGTTGTCGACGGCGACCTTGGAAGGCCCCTTGAACGCCGTGGCCCCCCAGGCCCTGACCAACCGGGAGTTCACCAAGGCCCTGGGACGGGCCCTCCATCGGCCGACGATCTTCCCCGTGCCGGGATTTGCCGCTCGATTGGTTTTGGGGGAAATGGCCGAGGCGTTGCTGTTGGCCAGCCAGCGGGTGGAGCCGCGGCGCCTGCTCGAGTCCGGTTACCGCTTCCGGCATCCGGACATCGACGCCGCCCTTAAGGCGTTGTTGGGTTAG
- a CDS encoding FIST C-terminal domain-containing protein, whose amino-acid sequence MRVERRQWKFGLGWSVGSTEPLAGDAQVVFVFGAGALLKDPARIKDIREMYPRALRVGCSTGGEIFDVNVSDETLVASALALDKGRVVPFLVPVSSPAESRRAGEALAAGLPPEGLVHVVVLSDGLHVNGSDLVRGLMSGLPLGVKVTGGLSADGDRFKETGVLLGDDFHSQAAVAVGFYGERLRVGFGSLGGWDTFGPRRLITKSNGNVLESLDGKSALEIYKNYLGEYAAGLPATGLLFPLAIQRPDDPEVLVRSVLAVDEKKGTMTFAGDMPEGCLAQLMMANFDRMVDGAEGAAGHAITGFGSSDAEWALLISCVGRKWILKQRVEEEVEAVREVLGPRPVMVGFYSYGEIAPFRPDARCDLHNQTMTVTTFTEIP is encoded by the coding sequence GTGCGAGTTGAACGTCGGCAGTGGAAATTCGGTTTGGGCTGGTCCGTGGGCTCCACCGAGCCTCTGGCGGGGGACGCCCAGGTCGTTTTTGTCTTCGGGGCCGGCGCCCTCTTAAAGGACCCCGCGCGAATCAAGGACATCCGGGAAATGTATCCCCGGGCCCTGCGGGTGGGCTGTTCCACGGGGGGGGAGATATTCGACGTGAACGTGTCGGACGAAACCTTGGTGGCCTCCGCCCTGGCTTTGGACAAAGGCCGGGTGGTCCCCTTCCTGGTCCCCGTCTCCTCGCCCGCCGAAAGCCGCCGGGCGGGGGAGGCCCTGGCCGCGGGACTGCCGCCCGAGGGGTTGGTCCACGTCGTGGTCCTCTCCGACGGCCTTCATGTGAACGGGAGCGATCTGGTGCGCGGGTTGATGTCGGGCCTGCCCCTGGGGGTCAAAGTCACGGGCGGCCTTTCGGCGGACGGGGACCGCTTCAAGGAAACGGGGGTCCTGTTGGGGGACGATTTTCATTCCCAGGCCGCGGTGGCCGTCGGATTTTACGGCGAGCGCCTGCGGGTCGGTTTCGGGTCTCTGGGCGGCTGGGACACCTTCGGCCCCCGTCGGCTCATCACCAAATCCAACGGCAACGTCCTGGAATCCCTGGACGGAAAATCGGCCCTGGAGATCTACAAGAACTACCTGGGGGAATACGCCGCCGGTCTGCCCGCCACGGGGCTGTTGTTTCCCCTGGCGATCCAACGGCCCGACGATCCGGAAGTCCTGGTCCGATCGGTGCTGGCGGTGGATGAAAAAAAGGGCACCATGACTTTCGCGGGGGACATGCCCGAAGGGTGCCTGGCCCAGTTGATGATGGCCAATTTCGACCGCATGGTGGACGGGGCGGAGGGGGCGGCCGGCCACGCGATAACGGGTTTTGGATCATCGGACGCCGAGTGGGCGCTCCTCATCAGTTGCGTGGGACGAAAATGGATTCTCAAACAACGGGTGGAGGAAGAGGTGGAGGCCGTTCGGGAGGTTCTCGGCCCCCGGCCGGTCATGGTCGGCTTTTACTCCTACGGGGAGATCGCGCCTTTCCGGCCCGACGCCCGCTGCGACCTGCACAACCAAACCATGACGGTCACGACCTTCACCGAAATTCCTTAA
- a CDS encoding response regulator, translating to MGLPPAGEASPFAKIIQHQILVVDDEPGFRALLSLELSKRGHRVTTAENGLEALEQCRRNEFQLVISDVKMPKMGGLEFLEALKRDSPATEFIITTGYGTVETAVAAMKKGAYDFIQKPYNLPELLALVEKALEKGELRAMVGVYEASKEVFKSVKLDTLLPAIMEWTVKILGADDASLMLVDDTGKLRLEASTGLPEDHRRGVEIRLGEGVDGRAAQWREPVLISGALWQDPRFADLRVQRDIKSSIVYPLVLEGELLGVLNANRTKREDPFSGSSLFSMTILGSQIAQAVYNARLYKKLEGHVEELKTAYTDLRNTQAQLIQSEKMAALGVLSAGVGHELNNPLSTVIGMAQFLLEGGGMSSDQREDVEMILRQSQRCANIVQSLLDFSRKSEPRKTPTDLAGVVDCVLRLVRGDFLKEGLTIDAAYDPETPRVNADPDQLHQVFLNAATNARQSMEGRPGGALTVTVGREGNKAAVAFRDTGCGIPSEIQAKIFDPFFTTKKPGQGTGLGLSISLGIVKEHEGEIRVESRPGAGAEFRFLFPALEDQTKAPEALRAS from the coding sequence ATGGGTTTACCACCGGCCGGGGAGGCCTCCCCATTCGCAAAAATCATCCAACACCAAATTTTGGTCGTGGACGACGAGCCCGGGTTCCGGGCGCTCCTTTCCTTGGAATTGTCCAAGCGCGGGCACCGGGTGACCACGGCCGAAAACGGGCTGGAAGCCTTGGAGCAATGCCGCCGGAACGAATTCCAGCTGGTCATATCGGACGTGAAGATGCCGAAGATGGGGGGCCTGGAGTTCCTGGAAGCCCTCAAAAGAGACTCCCCCGCCACTGAATTCATCATCACCACGGGTTACGGAACCGTCGAAACGGCCGTGGCGGCCATGAAAAAGGGCGCCTACGACTTCATTCAAAAACCCTACAACCTCCCCGAACTGTTGGCCCTGGTGGAAAAAGCCCTGGAAAAGGGGGAACTCCGGGCCATGGTGGGAGTGTATGAAGCCAGCAAGGAGGTTTTTAAATCCGTCAAATTGGACACCCTCCTTCCGGCCATCATGGAATGGACGGTCAAAATTTTGGGGGCGGACGACGCTTCCCTGATGTTGGTGGACGACACGGGCAAGCTGCGACTGGAAGCCTCCACCGGCCTGCCCGAGGATCACCGCCGGGGGGTGGAGATTCGGCTGGGGGAAGGGGTCGATGGACGGGCCGCCCAATGGCGCGAGCCGGTCCTGATTTCGGGAGCCCTCTGGCAGGACCCGCGTTTTGCCGACCTTCGCGTTCAGCGGGACATAAAATCCTCCATCGTCTATCCGCTGGTCTTGGAAGGGGAATTGCTCGGCGTTCTCAACGCGAACCGCACAAAGCGGGAAGACCCGTTTTCGGGGTCCTCCCTCTTCAGCATGACCATCCTCGGTTCCCAGATCGCCCAGGCGGTTTATAACGCGCGGCTCTACAAAAAACTGGAAGGCCACGTGGAGGAACTCAAAACGGCCTACACGGATTTGAGGAACACCCAGGCCCAGCTCATTCAATCGGAAAAAATGGCGGCCCTGGGCGTGCTCTCGGCCGGGGTGGGCCACGAGCTCAACAACCCCTTGTCGACCGTGATCGGCATGGCGCAATTCCTGTTGGAGGGCGGCGGAATGAGTTCGGATCAACGGGAAGACGTCGAAATGATTCTCCGGCAGAGCCAGCGTTGCGCCAATATCGTTCAGTCGCTCCTGGATTTCAGCCGGAAATCCGAGCCCCGAAAAACCCCGACGGATTTGGCCGGGGTCGTGGATTGCGTCCTTCGGCTGGTCCGGGGGGATTTTTTAAAGGAGGGCCTGACCATCGACGCCGCCTACGACCCGGAGACTCCCCGGGTGAACGCCGATCCGGACCAACTGCACCAGGTGTTTTTAAACGCCGCCACCAACGCCCGGCAGTCCATGGAGGGGAGGCCCGGGGGAGCGCTCACCGTGACCGTCGGACGGGAGGGGAACAAGGCCGCGGTCGCTTTTCGGGACACGGGGTGCGGCATTCCGTCCGAGATCCAGGCGAAGATTTTCGACCCCTTTTTCACCACCAAGAAACCGGGGCAGGGGACCGGGTTGGGACTATCGATTTCCCTGGGAATCGTGAAAGAGCACGAGGGAGAGATCCGCGTGGAAAGCCGCCCCGGGGCCGGGGCGGAATTTCGGTTCCTCTTCCCCGCTCTGGAAGACCAAACCAAGGCCCCGGAGGCGCTTCGTGCGAGTTGA
- the ychF gene encoding redox-regulated ATPase YchF gives MEIGIVGLPNVGKSTLFNALTGAQAAASNFPFTTIDPNVGVVPLPDPRLAVLGKMFASEKVTPAGIKFVDIAGLVKGASQGEGLGNKFLSHIRAVDAIAHVVRCFHDPDVVNVLGKIDPGEAADIIETELLLSDLQQAQKALERLEGPARSGDKKARERLDLMKSIAKGFEEGRSARSQNIPADLQQEQGFLTGKPVLFVANCDEKGPEPDLLAAIQERATRENAQVVALCAKMEAEIVQLPPEERATFYESAGITSPGLAELANAGKKLLKVMTYFTAGPEESRAWLIPEGTRAQKAAGKIHSDIERGFIRAEKYRYDDLVRHGSVKALQEKGLVSMEGKDYIMVDGDVVYFRFNV, from the coding sequence ATGGAAATAGGCATCGTCGGACTCCCCAACGTGGGGAAATCAACGCTCTTCAACGCGCTGACGGGCGCCCAAGCGGCCGCCAGCAACTTTCCCTTCACCACCATCGACCCGAACGTGGGCGTCGTGCCCCTGCCGGACCCGCGGCTGGCCGTCTTGGGCAAAATGTTCGCGAGCGAAAAGGTGACGCCCGCCGGCATCAAGTTCGTGGACATCGCGGGGTTGGTCAAGGGCGCCAGCCAGGGCGAAGGCCTGGGGAACAAGTTCCTTTCCCACATCCGCGCCGTGGACGCCATCGCCCACGTGGTTCGGTGCTTCCACGACCCGGACGTCGTGAACGTCCTGGGCAAAATCGATCCCGGGGAAGCGGCCGACATCATCGAAACCGAGCTTCTGCTCTCGGATCTTCAGCAGGCGCAAAAGGCCCTGGAACGATTGGAAGGGCCCGCCCGCTCGGGGGACAAAAAAGCCCGGGAGCGGCTGGACCTCATGAAATCCATCGCGAAGGGGTTTGAAGAGGGCCGATCCGCCCGAAGCCAAAACATCCCGGCCGACCTCCAACAGGAGCAGGGATTTCTGACGGGCAAGCCCGTGCTCTTCGTCGCCAACTGCGACGAAAAGGGACCCGAGCCGGACCTCCTGGCCGCCATTCAGGAGCGCGCCACCCGGGAAAACGCCCAGGTGGTCGCCCTCTGCGCCAAGATGGAAGCCGAGATCGTCCAACTGCCGCCGGAGGAACGCGCGACTTTTTACGAATCGGCCGGCATCACCTCGCCCGGCCTGGCGGAGCTGGCCAACGCGGGGAAGAAACTGCTCAAAGTCATGACGTATTTCACCGCGGGCCCCGAGGAATCCCGGGCCTGGCTCATTCCCGAAGGGACCCGGGCCCAAAAAGCCGCCGGGAAAATCCACTCGGACATCGAACGGGGTTTCATCCGGGCGGAAAAATACCGCTACGACGACCTCGTGCGCCACGGATCGGTCAAGGCCCTGCAGGAGAAAGGCCTTGTTTCCATGGAGGGCAAGGACTATATTATGGTGGACGGCGACGTGGTTTACTTTCGATTTAACGTGTGA